A stretch of Lysobacter sp. K5869 DNA encodes these proteins:
- the accC gene encoding acetyl-CoA carboxylase biotin carboxylase subunit → MLDKVVIANRGEIALRILRACHALGIRTVAVHSTVDRNLKHVAMADESVCIGPAPSSESYLNMASIIAAAEVTDAQAIHPGYGFLSENADFAERVEQSGFVFIGPRAETIRLMGDKVEAIRAMKDAGVPCVPGSGGPLGDDNAANIKIAREIGYPIIVKAAGGGGGRGMRVVHTEAHLNAAIQTTKSEAKAAFGNDMVYMEKFLENPRHVEIQVLADGQGNAIHLGERDCSMQRRHQKVVEEAPAPGITPEQRAEIGKVCVEACIRIGYRGAGTFEFLYENGRFYFIEMNTRIQVEHPVTELVTGIDLVREQLMIAAGRKLSIKQEDVVLEGHAIECRINAEDPETFMPCPGLINHFHAPGGPGVRVDSHIYEGYRVPPNYDSMIGKLIVHGPDRETAIARMRVALSEMVVDGIKTNIPLQQRILSDAGFQQGGMNIHYLEKRLKEQKEKTIAIV, encoded by the coding sequence ATGCTCGATAAAGTCGTCATCGCCAACCGCGGCGAAATCGCGCTGCGCATCCTGCGCGCGTGCCACGCCCTGGGCATCCGAACGGTCGCGGTGCACTCCACCGTCGACCGCAACCTCAAGCACGTCGCCATGGCCGACGAGTCGGTCTGCATCGGTCCGGCGCCGTCGTCGGAGAGCTACCTCAACATGGCCTCGATCATCGCCGCGGCCGAGGTCACCGACGCCCAGGCGATCCACCCCGGCTACGGCTTCCTCAGCGAGAACGCCGACTTCGCCGAACGCGTCGAGCAATCCGGTTTCGTCTTCATCGGCCCGCGCGCCGAGACCATCCGCCTGATGGGCGACAAGGTCGAAGCGATCCGCGCGATGAAGGACGCCGGCGTGCCCTGCGTGCCCGGCAGCGGCGGCCCGCTCGGCGACGACAACGCCGCCAACATCAAGATCGCGCGCGAGATCGGCTACCCGATCATCGTCAAGGCCGCCGGCGGCGGCGGCGGCCGCGGCATGCGCGTGGTCCACACCGAAGCGCATCTCAACGCCGCGATCCAGACCACCAAGTCCGAAGCCAAGGCCGCGTTCGGCAACGACATGGTGTACATGGAGAAATTCCTGGAGAACCCGCGCCACGTGGAGATCCAGGTGCTGGCCGACGGCCAGGGCAACGCGATCCACCTGGGCGAACGCGATTGTTCGATGCAGCGCCGCCACCAGAAGGTGGTCGAGGAAGCGCCGGCGCCGGGCATCACCCCGGAGCAGCGCGCGGAAATCGGCAAGGTCTGCGTGGAAGCCTGCATCCGCATCGGCTACCGCGGCGCCGGCACGTTCGAGTTCCTGTACGAGAACGGCCGCTTCTACTTCATCGAAATGAACACCCGCATCCAGGTGGAGCATCCGGTGACCGAACTGGTGACCGGCATCGACCTGGTGCGCGAGCAGCTGATGATCGCCGCCGGCCGCAAGCTGTCGATCAAGCAAGAGGACGTGGTGCTGGAAGGCCACGCGATCGAGTGCCGCATCAACGCCGAGGACCCGGAAACCTTCATGCCCTGCCCGGGCCTGATCAACCACTTCCATGCGCCGGGCGGCCCCGGCGTGCGCGTGGACAGCCACATCTACGAAGGCTACCGCGTGCCGCCGAACTACGACTCGATGATCGGCAAGCTCATCGTCCACGGCCCCGACCGCGAGACCGCGATCGCGCGCATGCGGGTGGCGTTGAGCGAGATGGTGGTGGACGGGATCAAGACCAACATTCCGCTGCAGCAGCGCATTCTGTCGGATGCGGGGTTCCAGCAGGGCGGGATGAACATCCATTACCTCGAGAAGCGGCTCAAGGAGCAGAAGGAAAAGACGATCGCGATCGTTTGA